The following is a genomic window from Planktothrix sp. FACHB-1365.
CAGGGATTTCTGCCGCCGGAGCCACCCCAGAGACTCGACAATATACAGCCGTGGCGGATGCGGAATTTCTCTACAATGGCCCCCAACCTCAAGCTCACTATCCCTTACCTCCCTTAGCAAAGGGAGCATCTCCCGTCTTAATCTCCCGTGCTGTTCTGGAAGCCTTGGACTGTCCTTTATATGTGTTTAATGGGGGATTATCGGTTTCCCCTTCAGTTCCCACCGTGAATTTAGGGGGCGTTGGGGCCCAGTGTTTAACATCGGGTGCTGCGATGACCTTAGAAACGGTCAAACATCTGTTAGAGCAAGGATTAATCTGGGGAGAACGATTAGCAAAACAAGCTGAAAACAGTTATGTGATTTTATCGGAGTGTGTTGTGGGGGGAACCACAACCGCTTTAGCGATATTGCTAGGGTTGGGCTTTCCGGCTATGGGAAAAGTCAATAGTAGCCATCCCCAATGTAATCATCAGCAAAAATTAGCGATCGCTACAACGGGGTTAGAGCAAGGGGGATTTTGGCCCTTATCACAGACGGGATCTCAGGGTGTTGATCCCTTAAAGTTGGTAGCGGCGGTGGGTGATCCGATGCAAATTGTAGTGGCGGGAATGGCGATTTCTGCTAGTCGTAGTGTAGGGGTATTACTGGCGGGAGGAACCCAAATGTTAGCTGTATATGCGTTAGTAGAGGCGATCGCCATGGCCTTAGACCTGGGATGGGAGCGATCGCAAATTGTGGTGGGAACAACTCGTTGGGTAGCGGAGGATGAAACGGGTGATACGGTTGGGTTAGCGGAAGCGGTGGGAAGGGTTCCCCTGTTAGCCACCCAACTCAATTTTTGGGGTTCCCGTTATCCTCAACTCCAAGCCTACGAACAAGGGTATGTGAAGGAAGGAGTCGGAGCCGGGGGGGCTGCTATTGCGGCTCATCTAGCTCTGGGTTGGGATAATTCCCAATTGCTACAAGCTGTTGAGGGTATTTGCGATCGCATGATTTCTCTGTCTTAATGTCAAATTCAATAATTTTCTGCTATAATACCAATTGGCATAAAAAACGCGGACATGGCGGAATTGGTAGACGCGCTAGATTTAGGTTCTAGTACCGTAATGGTGTGAAGGTTCAAGTCCTTTTGTCCGCATTTATTGATTGGCTCGTAGGAAATGCTTACACCGTTAACAGCCATTACGGTACTAGAACCTAAATCTAGCGCGTTACTCAAAAATTACTCAATCTAC
Proteins encoded in this region:
- the cobT gene encoding nicotinate mononucleotide-dependent phosphoribosyltransferase CobT, whose protein sequence is MTVRVYTEFDLGNHWLDRYQGCSPVFACILGFTATALIPGISAAGATPETRQYTAVADAEFLYNGPQPQAHYPLPPLAKGASPVLISRAVLEALDCPLYVFNGGLSVSPSVPTVNLGGVGAQCLTSGAAMTLETVKHLLEQGLIWGERLAKQAENSYVILSECVVGGTTTALAILLGLGFPAMGKVNSSHPQCNHQQKLAIATTGLEQGGFWPLSQTGSQGVDPLKLVAAVGDPMQIVVAGMAISASRSVGVLLAGGTQMLAVYALVEAIAMALDLGWERSQIVVGTTRWVAEDETGDTVGLAEAVGRVPLLATQLNFWGSRYPQLQAYEQGYVKEGVGAGGAAIAAHLALGWDNSQLLQAVEGICDRMISLS